The genomic interval TATAGTTTGTTATATACTTTTCAGATTAAACTGAGTGAAGTTGTTGGAACAGGGAAAGATAACCGCATCCTTAAAGAAGATATTCTCAATTATTTGGCCAAGCAGACGGGAGCTATTTTACCTCCATCACCAAAACCTGAAATTATCCCACCATTACCAAAATCGGAGACTGCACCAGCTGCTCCAAAGGACAAAGGAACTAAAATTCCTATACCCATTTCCAAGCCCATCGTGTTTGCAGGGAAAGATAAAACTGAGGCTGTGACAGGTAAAAACATAAATGTTATCATGAAGTAGCACTCATAGTTGATATAGCTTCTAAATAATTAGTCAGTGAATGATAACATTTAAATTGATTCTCCTATTCCCATTGACGGAGAGCCAGCTTTCATCTTGTAATCACACTAGTGTGGGGAGACAATGAGAATCAGGAAAGGTAAGTGTACTTTGCAGAAAGGAGGagtttgaaataatttttcaaatggTGGTCAGACAGGGTTGTCAGTGTTCTTCTCTGGCACTGTGTGGTTTCATCATGTTCTCTGCTAGTAGCATCGGGCTGTGATTTGCACctgttcattttaaattctgtttttttaactCTGCATTATGAACATCTAAAAACATTTTGTGCAAAATTTTGGAAATAGATACTCTGGAATTCTTCAAACAGTATTGCAAATACTATTCCTATAGAAATCATTATGTAATTTATTAGCAGGATCAATGAGTAGGATTGTTTATGTGTGATGTAATCATTCTTGCCATGTAGAGCTCCCAATCTAAGATGGGCACAGATAAGACAAGATGCACTGGGAGAGCAAACTacatttctgttttcctcagttaCATAATATTTGGGCTAGAAAAGATGAAAAGACTGATGCAGCTTAACATTTGTGGGCCTTGCACACAAGGTTAGCCTGTAGGAATGATCTAGAGACAGATGCTAGGATACGGAAATAATTCCAAACATTTGGGGCAGCATAAATTCATTACTGAAGTTATCGGGTACCTGCTTCAGGTGTATAACGAGTCTCCCCATCAATATTTTCACACTCATGGTAAAATTCCGCTTGTAtacaaagagacaaggtgggtgaggtagtgtcttttatgggaccagcttccgttggtgagagagagaagcttttgagcttacacggagctactcttcttcaggtctgggaaaggtactcagagtgtccaGTTGTATCCAGTGCTATTTTAGTAGCTCTTGGTGTAGTACTAAAGTAACTTGGTGCCCAAGCAAGAATGATCATAAGTGGATTCTATCCCAACTTTTGAAAGAAAGATTTATAGTTTTTCAAACAAAACTGACTAACTCTAAAGTTTCTAAAAGCTTTTTATTGGTAAAAGCACCCATTGAATATTTTTCAGGCTTTCACAAGGCAATGGTAAAGACCATGACTGCTGCATTGAAGATTCCTCACTTTGGTTATTGTGATGAGATTGACTTAACTCAGCTTGTTCAATTGAGAGAAGAATTGAAACCTCTAGCACAAGTTCGTGGAGTTAAACTCTCCTTTATGCCTTTCTTCATAAAGGTGAGTCATAGCTGCATCTCAGAACAGGATTCCTGATGGCATATACTGTTGACACCAAAGGACAtagtggggaggaaggaaaaacttgcttttcttctgtattttttcATTTAGTTTCAGCCAGCTTTTTtaattgcctttttattttatccCTCTCATCATTACAATCAGCAACACACAAAAACCCTCTTTAGTTCTACAGTGAGAACTCTTCCTGCTTACAGTAACCCGTTCCCTTTACCTATCCAGGTACTTGTATGGATCTCCAGAGTATTTCAAAATAGAAATTAGAGTAACCTAGACAAACACTTGATTGCATTCTGGATATTACAAGCTGCCTGAGGTACACTCATCCTGccccttcctttctccattgGGTGATAAGAGTATTAAGAGAGGTCTTAGTGTTAATATTGTTTTTTTATGTTTAACAGGCAGCTTCTCTGGGATTATTGCATTATCCTATTCTTAATGCGTCTGTGGATGAAAACTGTCAAAATATCACATACAAGGTTTGTGCAATTTTATGAAAATACTCCTGTGCCAAAAAAGTAATGCTCCTCCAAGCATCTAATAATCAGGGCTCTTTTTCGGTACaaataaattaactttttttgaatggaaaagggggaaaacaatAGATCCCAAAGCAATTCTTAAGTACTGTGATGGAAAATGATCCATACACCACCACCTCTGTCTAATATCAAAATGGATTGAATGGAGAGGACTAGATTAATGCAATTGATGCTATTTATATAGCGCCTGCTAAGAAAGACATGCCACTGCTAGCCATATTAGCAACCTGCTCTCTTGCTCTTCTTTCTGACAAGGGGCCAAGCGGTCCCGAACCATAACCCATACAAATGTAGGGGtagaaatgttttgttactgtggCAATGATGACACTGTTCTGTCTATCAACTCTGATGTCTTAAATAAGTCACctttctacttaaaaaaaaaaaaatgggattttCTTGGTATGACAGAAAGCAGGAAGCTTGACATGCAACATAGAAAATATAGAGAGTTTGTGGTCAGGGCTATCCGGAATACACGTTTTGCATGGATTTATTTTGTGCTTGTGAACGGTACTGGGTTGATGGTCCTGAGGACTGAACTCCTATATTTACAGAAATGATATAGCACGGGTGTcagcaatgcaagcttccctTGGACTGTCTTACTCCACATCTCTGAGACTTACTCTTTCTGAATCACTTCAGAGGATGAAAGGGCAGTTCAGTCTCTGTTTCCTTTAAATTCATGGTCTCACTGCTGAGACTGACAGCATGGGTGATAGTTTTTATTGTTACGATGTGTGCACAGATTTGTTACCAGAATAAAGAATTCATATTTCCAAGGGGATGTCGAACTCAGGAACCTAAATTTCCTAGATTTAAACTCCCCAAAAACAGTTTGGAAGTTGCCTTTACTGTTCCAGAATTATATGGAGAGTACCAAAgagacttttctttaaaaaattcaaatctGCATAGAGTGTGGTTTATTCTGAACAGAAACTTCCGTAGTGGAAATactgaaaacaatattttagCACTTTAGTTTGTATAAAATAAAGCTAAttcatatttcctttttttgcatTAACTTACATATAGCGTATGGTTGGTTAGTGAAACTTACTGTATTGTAACTGAATATATTGTAGGCTTCTCACAACATTGGAGTTGCTATGGACACAGAACAAGGCTTGATTGTCCCTAATGTGAAAAATGTTCAGGTCTGTAGCGTGTTTGAGATTGCTTCTGCATTAAATCGCCTTCTGACCTTGGGCTCTGCAGGCCAGTTGGGAACAAATGACCTCACTGGGGGAACATTCACGCTCTCCAATATTGGCACAGtgagttaaaaaaaagtttttacatTGAAAAAATTGGTTAAAAAATAACTACTACCTGTTACATTGATAAATATGTAATCGTTAGAAAAAAGTATTTTCTATAACAAATATTACAGTACAGCATACAAGAAACATGTTGCTACTGCAAATGGGCACTCCTGGAATATTCTTGAGCTAATTTTCTTGGTTTCCCTTTTTAGATTGGTGGTACCTATGCCAAACCAGTGATACTACCTCCTGAAGTAGCTATTGGTGCTCTTGGAAAGATACAGGTATGTGTATGTTGATCTAACTACAAAGACACAGGTGTTTGTACTGTAGTAAGACCATGTTCAATTAAAACTTTGCATTTCGTCTACCTTCGATACAGTAGAATCTCATCATTACGAACACCtcggaaatggaggttgttcataactctgaaatgttcatacctctgaacaaaactttatggttgttctttcaaaagtttagagctgaacattgacttaatacagctttgaaactttactatgcagaagaaaaatcctgcttttaactatcttaatttaaatgaaacaagcacagaaccaGTTTCCTTacattttttagtagtttatatttaacacagtactgaattttatttgtttctgggggttttgggggtggggtgttcatctctactgctgcctgattgcatacttctggttccaaacgaggtgtgtggtagactggtcagttcgtaactctggtgttcgtaactctgaggtacTACTGTACATTGTTCTTACTGAAAGCATTTTTTCTACAAGATGTGGAAGAAGGACACCATGTAAACTTTGTAAATGAAATCTTACAATGTTTTTATAAGACTTAAAAGGCTGAGCAGAGactaaaattataaacaaaaatctttttgtCTACCAGAAGTCCATTATATTCACCTCAtgatgtttttatttaacttGTTGGCTTCTAGgtataagagaaaaaaattagatTATATTCTGATATTTGTAGGGGTTTTATAATACCATCTTTGTTCAGAAAGAATATTTGCAGGGTTTCAAACCAGGAGAAGACTTGAAACAAATTGCTTCTGATATTTAAGTTTTGTTACGTGATCCAGAGATTTAAATCTATCTAAGAACTTTGTACAGTCAGATAAATAcatttggtagtgtagacaagcaaaaaaccaaaacagaccCTCCCCCTACATTTCTTAGTGGataatatttttcatatatttccCCTATGCCTTTTTGAGCTTTTAGGGAAGGTTTGGGAGGCATGTGTCACCTCAACACCAAAGGTTCAATCAACTTCTCTagcacagtggtccccaaacttttcagagtCATACTTCCCTTATCCCTGTCCGCGCCccctggggccaggagtgggaccGCAGCTACCCTGAGGGGCTGAAGGGGACGCGGAtgagggtaagggggccaaggctcaggctgcagctcagGGTAGATCTGGGGCCAAGACCAGGGCTGGGTGCCATGGCCAGGagccaaggctgggggcagggccagagcagagcggggagtggtgctgggtggtgttccctccctgccccacatggGGGCTGGTCCAGGCCCAGCCATGCCCCAAATGTTCCTTCATGCCCATGTAGGGAGTGCGCCCCACAGTTTTGGGACCTCTGGTCTAGCAGGATAATTTGGAGTCAGGGAGGAATTAAGATAAATTCAACAGGGTTGCTTAGGAGTGGTAGGTGGTAATTCTGTTTGAGACCCACTACATAAACAATTGGGGGGAAATCTGTATTCTCTTAATTGAAATACTACTCTATATTTACTCTAGCAATTGTTAAGACAAGAATCATGTTTGTATAGTTTCTTTCATCAGGTTCCtattttcttcccttctcttcttTCTAGGTTCTTCCCCGATTTAATGGTAATGGGGCAGTATTTAAAGCACAGATAATGAATGTGAGCTGGTCAGCTGATCATAGAATTATTGATGGAGCTACAATGGCCCGTTTTTCTAACTTGTGGAAATCCTATTTGGAAAACCCTGCTTCCATGCTGCTAGATCTTAAATAAAGAACACTAATGCCAGAACACATCCTTAAACTTCGGAGGAATAAACTCGATCATTATAAAAGCTAGCTATGCTAGCATATGTCCGTTTTCttattatataattatattattTGGTTGAAAGGTCTCAAGAGCCTATGTCAGTCTATTGATAACCTGTTCCATTCTTTTCAATTAAAATGAGTAGTTCTGTAGTTTATTCTATGGGAGGCTGTCATACTTAATAGGTCATGGTGTGACTTCTAAATGTGATGGGGGGGAAGTATTTAGTGCCTGACTGTGATAATATGTGCTGACTGCCACTAAGCTGACATTACTGAAAGACGGATATCTACATGTCTGCAGTACTTTTAAACTGCTTATTCTGGATAGAAGGGAAGTTACGTCG from Malaclemys terrapin pileata isolate rMalTer1 chromosome 8, rMalTer1.hap1, whole genome shotgun sequence carries:
- the DBT gene encoding lipoamide acyltransferase component of branched-chain alpha-keto acid dehydrogenase complex, mitochondrial isoform X2, which translates into the protein MSIFDKSAFKFSHQHRLFRTSAISNGQIVQFKLSDIGEGITEVTVKEWYVKEGDSVSQFDSICEVQSDKASVTITSRYDGIIRKLHYNLDEIAYVGKPLVDIETDALKDVASEEDVVETPAVSHEEHTHQEIKGHKTLATPAVRRLAMENNIKLSEVVGTGKDNRILKEDILNYLAKQTGAILPPSPKPEIIPPLPKSETAPAAPKDKGTKIPIPISKPIVFAGKDKTEAVTGFHKAMVKTMTAALKIPHFGYCDEIDLTQLVQLREELKPLAQVRGVKLSFMPFFIKAASLGLLHYPILNASVDENCQNITYKASHNIGVAMDTEQGLIVPNVKNVQVCSVFEIASALNRLLTLGSAGQLGTNDLTGGTFTLSNIGTIGGTYAKPVILPPEVAIGALGKIQVLPRFNGNGAVFKAQIMNVSWSADHRIIDGATMARFSNLWKSYLENPASMLLDLK
- the DBT gene encoding lipoamide acyltransferase component of branched-chain alpha-keto acid dehydrogenase complex, mitochondrial isoform X1; the encoded protein is MAAVRALRSCSRTAGRLICVHHIRSCSSVRFIKSKYMSIFDKSAFKFSHQHRLFRTSAISNGQIVQFKLSDIGEGITEVTVKEWYVKEGDSVSQFDSICEVQSDKASVTITSRYDGIIRKLHYNLDEIAYVGKPLVDIETDALKDVASEEDVVETPAVSHEEHTHQEIKGHKTLATPAVRRLAMENNIKLSEVVGTGKDNRILKEDILNYLAKQTGAILPPSPKPEIIPPLPKSETAPAAPKDKGTKIPIPISKPIVFAGKDKTEAVTGFHKAMVKTMTAALKIPHFGYCDEIDLTQLVQLREELKPLAQVRGVKLSFMPFFIKAASLGLLHYPILNASVDENCQNITYKASHNIGVAMDTEQGLIVPNVKNVQVCSVFEIASALNRLLTLGSAGQLGTNDLTGGTFTLSNIGTIGGTYAKPVILPPEVAIGALGKIQVLPRFNGNGAVFKAQIMNVSWSADHRIIDGATMARFSNLWKSYLENPASMLLDLK